The DNA sequence AAAACTGTTGCTTGCATGAAGATCAATCGCCGCATACACTTCCATTGGGCGCCTCCTTTGGTTAATGGCAAGTCGGGGATATCACACCCCCCGACTCAGAGGCGCCTTTTTATGATTATCAGGTCTGCTCTTGGCTCATCTTGGCCTGGCGCGTGCTGGTGCAGGCATACACATGGGCCAAGAGCAGCCCTGCCCCCCAGTCAAAGCCTGTTACTCTCTAAACCACTAACTTTTCAACTATATCGGCTAGCTCACCCGTCCGTTCGATCTTTTCTTTCGCCTTCTTCGCCGTGGCAGGGTCCAAAAGCCCGCAGGCCTCAACGAACTTCTCCAAATAATCAGCAATTGCCTTGCCCAGATGCATTCCAACAGAGAGTCCAATCCAAAATTCCATGAATCTTCTCCTCAGATGGAAGTGCTAAGATTGGCCGCATTCTATTGCATTGGAGCACGAAATTCCACGTCCCTGTTGGCAAAAAGTCCCTCCAAATCCTGTTCGGACATGAAGAAAATCGAAGGCGTTCAGGCCCGCTCGAATCCTTTTGAAAAAAACCGCATCTACATTGGAATAAATTGAAGGACTGTTGTGCACAGGAATATCTAAAGCATGAGATGGAGGCTTTAGCATGAAAATTGAACGATATATCGGCGTAATGGTTGTCCTGGTGGTCGGACTGTTTCTTGTAAATGCGTCCGGGCCCCAACCTGCTTTTGCAGCAGCTGAGGCATCCACCGCGACCAATTGCGTGCCTGCGAATGCATGGTGCACTCCCGCGACGTCCGGAGGAGTTTCAGGGACATTCTGCGCGACAGAGCCGGTGAGGCCGGCAAGAACCGCAGCCAGAAGCTCTGATGGTCTGTTGGATGTGGTTGGCTCCATAGTGGCGGCTCCTTTCGTTCTAACAGAGTGCCTATTAGTAGGATGTCCATAGCCGCTGAAGATAACTGGATTGGTAATCGTGTAGCCGAGGCGATAGCAGACCGGCCCGAGAGAGGGTGACGGGCTAGGTCTGCTCTTGGCTCATCTCAAATGCGTTGAGCCACAGGCTGGGCTAAACCACTTGACAAACCATGTGACTATCTGCTATGTTATTAGTGCTCCTTAAACTAAGGACGCACGACACCTAACTAAACCTTTTAAATGCCGGGACAATCATCCCGGTTTTTTTTGGAGCAAGAGGGGGGCTCCACGAGGCGGAAATTCTGCCAAGGGTCACGCGCGTTCATCCGGAAAGATCGGTTCGATGCAATCCGGTGCGTCATAGGAGGCCTTGTTCACTTTCGGATTGACAGGTCTGCTCTTCATCTTCTCGGCAGGAAAGGGTTTGAAGAGCGGTGTCAATAAGTCCGGTTCCTGATTGTCCGGATCGAGCCAGATATCATAGTCCTTTGCGTCTAAAATGACGGGCATACGATCATGAACTTGCAGTACCAGTTCATTGGAGTCTGTGGTGAGAATGGTGCAGGATTCGATGACTTCCTTTTCCGGCGATGTCCAGCTCTCCCAAAGTCCGGCGAAAGCAAACGGTTCCTCGTCCGCGGATGTGATAAAGTAGGGGCGCCGTTGCCCGGCCTTTCCCTTTTCCCATTCATAGAAGCCATCGCTGGGGACAAGGCACCGCCGCTTCTTGAAGGCCAAGCGGAACGCAGCCTTATCGGGGAGGCTCTCGGCCCGCGCGTTGATCAGTCTGGAGCC is a window from the Desulfomonile tiedjei genome containing:
- a CDS encoding SOS response-associated peptidase — protein: MCGRFVLMTPGKSLAKLFGLEEEPDLGPRYNIAPTQQVAIIRRGPETLRRRLSLVRWGLVPFWAKDISIGSRLINARAESLPDKAAFRLAFKKRRCLVPSDGFYEWEKGKAGQRRPYFITSADEEPFAFAGLWESWTSPEKEVIESCTILTTDSNELVLQVHDRMPVILDAKDYDIWLDPDNQEPDLLTPLFKPFPAEKMKSRPVNPKVNKASYDAPDCIEPIFPDERA